A single region of the Desulfonatronum sp. SC1 genome encodes:
- a CDS encoding sirohydrochlorin cobaltochelatase translates to MQTDTHPHGRHRHGLAFDHHDHHPKCGHGHDHGHEHDHDHHHHGPEAPPGPKRPGILLVAFGTTVVPARQAYDQFEVQVRARYPGIPLAWGFTAHKVRRKLADQGLPHDCVAVALSRMHDQGVTHLTVQSLHTIPGVEYFWTENLAKAYEHPRKGFIQVALGAPLLKDPEDLRRVADCLPGFIPRERRPDEAVILAGHGTYHDGQQRYLDLQSQFQDRDPLLHTALLMGEPGLAAIIAQLQEQRVSTVWLLPFMAVCGHHVQKDMFGDRPTSWSNRLRTAGFEVREHAAGTIESPCFRSIWLDHLDTAMDSLGLTEPTAAQPNHGGVGHAHH, encoded by the coding sequence ATGCAGACCGATACGCACCCACATGGCCGACACCGTCACGGCCTCGCCTTTGACCATCACGACCACCACCCCAAATGCGGGCACGGCCATGATCATGGCCATGAGCACGACCACGATCATCATCACCATGGCCCCGAAGCTCCTCCCGGCCCCAAGCGTCCGGGCATTCTGCTGGTCGCCTTCGGCACAACGGTGGTCCCAGCCCGCCAAGCCTACGACCAGTTCGAAGTCCAGGTCCGCGCCCGGTATCCGGGCATTCCCCTAGCCTGGGGATTCACCGCGCACAAGGTCCGGCGCAAGCTGGCCGACCAGGGCCTGCCCCACGACTGCGTGGCCGTGGCCCTGAGCCGGATGCACGACCAGGGCGTGACCCACTTGACCGTCCAGTCTTTGCACACCATTCCCGGCGTGGAATACTTCTGGACCGAAAACCTGGCCAAGGCCTACGAGCACCCGCGCAAGGGATTCATCCAGGTCGCCCTGGGCGCGCCGCTCCTGAAAGACCCGGAGGATCTGCGCCGGGTCGCGGACTGCTTGCCGGGGTTCATTCCCCGGGAGCGCCGACCCGACGAAGCCGTGATCCTGGCCGGACACGGCACCTATCACGACGGCCAGCAACGCTATCTGGACTTGCAGTCCCAATTTCAGGACCGCGACCCGCTGCTGCACACGGCCCTGCTCATGGGCGAGCCGGGCCTTGCGGCCATTATCGCCCAGCTTCAGGAACAACGGGTTTCCACGGTCTGGCTGCTGCCCTTCATGGCCGTTTGCGGCCATCACGTCCAAAAGGACATGTTCGGAGACCGACCCACTTCCTGGAGCAACCGGCTGCGCACGGCCGGATTCGAGGTCCGGGAACACGCCGCCGGAACCATCGAATCTCCCTGCTTCCGGTCCATCTGGCTGGACCATCTGGACACGGCCATGGACAGCCTTGGGCTGACCGAACCAACCGCCGCCCAACCCAACCACGGAGGCGTCGGCCATGCACATCACTGA
- a CDS encoding energy-coupling factor transporter transmembrane protein EcfT codes for MLDELLGPQGSLSRNVGPLHHGASPLHQMDARIKILTSAVCLIAISAVQGHGAGLAALLFGLGLTRLAGLPLGRVAVRLIPANIFFLGLALVLGLTYPGPALAAVSWLSQDGLTLALRISLKGNALLLVFIALLCTSSVPALAQAMRRLRLGRKLSLLLALTFRQLFLVAEEFQRLHRAALARGFVPQCSRHTYRTIAVLFGQTLLRSLARAERIRGAMLLRGFNGRFRTLDNGSWTASQAVLASALCIPPVLITLHDRLIW; via the coding sequence ATGCTCGACGAACTCCTCGGCCCTCAAGGCTCCCTGAGCCGAAACGTCGGCCCATTGCACCACGGCGCAAGCCCGCTGCACCAGATGGACGCCCGGATCAAGATCCTGACCTCCGCGGTCTGCCTGATCGCGATCTCAGCGGTCCAGGGTCACGGAGCCGGGTTGGCGGCACTGCTCTTCGGGCTGGGGCTGACCCGTCTGGCCGGGCTGCCCCTGGGTCGCGTGGCCGTAAGGCTTATCCCGGCCAACATCTTTTTTCTCGGTCTGGCCCTGGTTCTCGGCCTGACCTATCCCGGCCCGGCCCTTGCCGCCGTCTCCTGGCTCAGCCAGGACGGCCTGACCCTGGCCCTGCGGATCAGCCTCAAAGGCAACGCCCTGCTCCTGGTCTTCATCGCCCTGCTCTGCACCTCGTCCGTGCCCGCCTTGGCCCAGGCGATGCGCCGCTTGAGGCTGGGCCGTAAATTGTCGCTGCTCCTGGCGCTGACCTTTCGCCAGCTCTTTCTGGTGGCCGAGGAATTTCAGCGCCTGCACCGGGCCGCCCTGGCCCGCGGTTTCGTCCCCCAGTGCTCCCGGCATACCTACCGGACCATTGCCGTCCTTTTCGGACAGACCTTGCTCCGGAGTCTGGCCCGGGCTGAACGGATCCGCGGAGCCATGCTCCTGCGGGGCTTCAACGGTCGCTTTCGTACCCTGGACAACGGCTCCTGGACCGCGTCCCAAGCGGTCCTGGCATCCGCGCTCTGCATCCCTCCGGTGCTGATTACCTTGCACGACCGGTTGATCTGGTGA
- a CDS encoding energy-coupling factor ABC transporter ATP-binding protein, with product MTQKTTPPLLALREALVAHGPSAPPILEDFHLSLHSEERVGLVGPVGSGKTTLLLTLVGLIPLRQGSLLFQDRPVRTKADLAALRRGVGLVFQNPDDQLFSPTVLEDVAFGPLNLGRSPAEARAESLAILDQLNLSHLAHRQPHTLSGGQKRLVSLATVLVMQPQVLLLDEPTNDLDARSRDMVLHALSSSPRTMLIASHDQELLHTLTTRRILLG from the coding sequence ATGACCCAAAAGACGACCCCGCCCCTGCTGGCCCTGCGGGAGGCCTTGGTGGCCCACGGCCCTTCGGCTCCACCAATTCTGGAAGACTTCCATCTCTCCCTGCATTCGGAAGAGCGCGTCGGCCTGGTCGGCCCCGTGGGCAGCGGCAAAACCACCCTCCTGCTCACTCTGGTCGGCCTGATCCCGCTTCGCCAAGGCTCCCTGCTTTTCCAAGACCGTCCCGTGCGGACCAAAGCGGACCTCGCGGCCCTGCGCCGCGGCGTTGGTCTTGTTTTTCAGAACCCCGACGACCAGCTCTTTTCCCCCACTGTCCTGGAAGACGTGGCCTTCGGGCCGCTGAACCTGGGCCGATCTCCAGCCGAGGCCAGGGCTGAATCCCTGGCCATCCTGGACCAACTGAACCTGTCCCACCTCGCCCATCGCCAGCCCCACACCTTGTCCGGCGGCCAGAAACGCCTGGTCAGTCTGGCCACGGTCCTGGTCATGCAGCCCCAAGTCCTGCTCCTGGACGAACCCACCAACGACCTGGACGCCCGCTCCCGGGACATGGTCCTCCACGCCTTGTCCTCTTCTCCCCGAACCATGCTCATCGCCAGCCACGATCAGGAACTGCTGCACACCCTGACCACTCGCCGCATCCTTCTCGGATAA
- a CDS encoding DJ-1/PfpI family protein, producing MAKILMITGDFTEDYETMVPFQILLAAGHQVDAVCPGKAAGEVVATAIHDFEGHQTYTEKPGHNFTLNATFAEIKAETYDGLVIPGGRAPEYLRLNPEVLEMVKHFFTADKPVAAICHGAQLLVAAGVLNGRTCSAYPACEPEVRVAGGKYAPLEMTEAITDGKLVTAPAWPANPAWMAQFMALLDG from the coding sequence ATGGCTAAAATTCTGATGATTACCGGCGATTTCACGGAAGACTATGAAACCATGGTTCCTTTCCAGATCCTGCTGGCCGCTGGACACCAGGTGGATGCGGTGTGCCCCGGCAAGGCGGCAGGCGAGGTGGTCGCAACAGCGATCCACGATTTCGAGGGGCACCAGACCTACACCGAAAAACCGGGACACAACTTTACCCTCAACGCCACGTTTGCCGAAATAAAGGCCGAAACCTATGACGGTCTGGTGATTCCCGGTGGGCGGGCGCCCGAGTACCTGCGCCTGAATCCCGAGGTTCTTGAAATGGTGAAACATTTCTTCACGGCCGATAAGCCGGTGGCCGCCATTTGTCACGGCGCGCAACTGCTGGTGGCGGCAGGTGTGCTCAATGGCCGGACCTGTTCCGCTTACCCGGCTTGCGAACCCGAAGTGCGCGTGGCGGGCGGAAAATACGCTCCCCTGGAGATGACGGAGGCGATAACCGACGGCAAACTGGTGACCGCCCCGGCCTGGCCGGCCAATCCCGCCTGGATGGCGCAGTTCATGGCCCTGCTTGATGGCTGA
- a CDS encoding putative metalloprotease CJM1_0395 family protein, whose translation MDIAASQPASAPSWSNSASLGGFASHDHSQHGEDGSCPFCNSSRQQHSGTGQNLNEQASTAAGVASGIAGAVLPSTPLAPRDVVNLSHRADQDAQRSKPSDSQTVTLGLDLGYGPNARPVSAGVFEEQHHRETFTRKESQGDTAPDQDNDPKETQAAGRDDSDNRDEIHAARDESELSSEDRQVLEQLRQRDAEVRAHEQAHVAAGGQYVTAGASYTYETGPDGRQYAVGGEVSIDTSPVPGNPEQTEQKAQTIRRAALAPASPSAQDVKVATSAAQMEAEARMERIQNEQEERQAAGDDHQPAARAQDQAASDHPGFFSRTPDFTVPTQSSAIAPAPFHLAASIQAYRNQLAMTGLSS comes from the coding sequence ATGGACATCGCCGCATCACAGCCCGCTTCCGCTCCCTCCTGGAGCAATTCGGCGTCCCTGGGCGGTTTCGCGAGCCACGACCATTCCCAGCACGGCGAAGACGGCTCGTGTCCGTTTTGCAACTCCTCTCGGCAACAGCACTCCGGGACCGGGCAGAACCTGAACGAGCAGGCTTCCACGGCGGCCGGAGTTGCAAGTGGAATTGCCGGTGCCGTGCTGCCTTCAACTCCTCTTGCTCCAAGAGATGTGGTCAACCTGAGTCACCGTGCCGACCAGGACGCCCAGAGAAGCAAGCCCTCCGACAGCCAGACCGTCACCCTCGGCCTGGATCTCGGCTACGGGCCGAACGCCAGACCAGTATCGGCCGGCGTATTCGAAGAACAGCACCACCGGGAGACGTTCACCAGAAAAGAAAGCCAAGGTGATACGGCCCCGGACCAGGACAATGATCCCAAAGAGACGCAAGCCGCGGGCCGGGACGACAGCGACAATCGGGACGAAATTCACGCGGCGCGCGACGAGTCCGAGTTGTCCTCGGAGGATCGTCAGGTTCTGGAGCAACTTCGCCAGCGCGACGCCGAGGTTCGGGCCCATGAACAGGCCCATGTGGCCGCCGGAGGGCAGTATGTCACCGCCGGAGCCAGCTACACCTACGAGACCGGTCCGGACGGACGGCAATACGCCGTGGGCGGGGAAGTGAGCATCGACACCTCTCCTGTCCCCGGAAACCCGGAACAGACCGAACAGAAAGCCCAGACCATCCGCCGGGCCGCCCTGGCCCCGGCCAGCCCTTCGGCCCAAGACGTCAAGGTGGCGACCAGCGCGGCCCAGATGGAGGCCGAAGCCCGGATGGAACGCATTCAGAACGAGCAGGAAGAGCGCCAGGCTGCAGGCGACGATCACCAACCCGCGGCCCGTGCTCAAGACCAGGCCGCGTCCGATCATCCCGGATTCTTCAGCCGAACGCCGGACTTCACCGTTCCCACGCAATCGTCAGCAATCGCCCCCGCTCCTTTCCACCTCGCCGCGAGTATTCAGGCCTACCGCAACCAACTGGCCATGACCGGCCTCTCAAGCTGA
- a CDS encoding peptidylprolyl isomerase, whose product MTQAQTGSQVKVHYTGRLDSGQVFDSSADREPLEFTLGQGQLIPGFEAAVTGMQVGDKKTVTIAAEDAYGPRQDDLLFSVERSQLPDTIQPEVGQQLQVNQEGQTAVVTISELTDTTMTLDANHPLAGENLTFDLEVVEVA is encoded by the coding sequence ATGACACAGGCGCAAACCGGCAGTCAGGTCAAGGTGCACTACACTGGCCGTCTGGACAGCGGGCAGGTTTTCGACAGCTCCGCGGATCGCGAACCGCTGGAATTCACCCTGGGCCAGGGGCAGTTGATCCCCGGCTTCGAGGCCGCGGTGACCGGAATGCAGGTGGGCGACAAAAAGACCGTGACCATTGCCGCGGAAGACGCCTACGGCCCTCGTCAGGACGACCTGCTGTTCTCCGTGGAACGCTCCCAACTCCCGGATACCATCCAGCCTGAGGTGGGGCAGCAGTTGCAGGTCAACCAGGAGGGGCAGACCGCCGTGGTCACCATTTCCGAACTCACGGACACCACCATGACCCTGGACGCCAACCATCCCCTGGCCGGAGAAAACCTGACCTTTGACCTGGAAGTGGTCGAGGTGGCCTGA
- a CDS encoding peptide chain release factor 3, with amino-acid sequence MNKLQKEVARRRTFAIISHPDAGKTTLTEKLLLFGGAIHLAGAVKAKKNSRGVTSDWMAVERERGISVTSSVMKFDYNGHEINLLDTPGHQDFSEDTYRVLTAVDSVLMVIDSAKGVEVQTKKLMEVCRMRNTPIMTFINKLDRDGLEPIELLDDIETNLGIECAPLTWPVGMGKGFKGVYDLRRDELRFFVPDGQKSTRPTDVVHVKGLDDPQLDELLGRDARDLRGDAELLAGAGHPFDHERYLAARQTPVFFGSAINNFGIQELLDTFVALAPPPQPREAETGVNGNAGTRVVSPLEPDFSGVVFKIQANMDPAHRDRIAFLRIISGHFEKGMRVRHHRIGKDVQIANATIFMAHDRTGVEEAWPGDIIGVHNHGTIKIGDTFSLKEPLKFTGIPSFAPEHFRRVRLKDPMRAKQLEKGLLQLCEEGAVQVFRPLRANDYLLGAVGPLQFEVTMARLKDEYNVDAGYEPVDITGARWIAGGKDAKKFIADNGRDIATDIDGDMVYLVSNPWRLERLLETYDDIVLQTIKEHR; translated from the coding sequence ATGAACAAACTCCAGAAAGAAGTCGCCCGGCGACGCACGTTCGCCATTATCAGCCACCCGGACGCCGGGAAAACCACGCTCACGGAAAAACTGCTCCTGTTCGGCGGGGCCATTCATTTGGCCGGGGCGGTCAAGGCCAAGAAGAACTCCCGGGGGGTCACCTCGGACTGGATGGCCGTGGAGCGGGAGCGGGGCATTTCCGTGACCTCGTCGGTGATGAAGTTCGATTATAACGGCCATGAGATCAATCTGCTGGACACCCCCGGTCACCAGGACTTTTCCGAGGACACCTACCGCGTGCTCACCGCGGTGGATTCCGTGCTGATGGTCATCGACAGCGCCAAGGGCGTGGAGGTGCAGACCAAAAAGCTGATGGAGGTCTGCCGGATGCGCAACACGCCGATCATGACCTTCATCAACAAGCTGGACCGGGACGGCCTGGAGCCCATCGAACTCCTGGACGACATCGAGACCAACCTGGGCATCGAGTGCGCGCCCCTGACCTGGCCCGTGGGCATGGGCAAGGGGTTCAAGGGGGTGTACGACCTGCGCCGGGACGAGCTGCGGTTTTTCGTGCCCGACGGCCAGAAATCCACCCGGCCCACGGACGTGGTCCACGTCAAGGGTTTGGACGATCCCCAACTGGACGAATTGCTGGGCCGGGACGCCCGGGACCTGCGGGGGGACGCAGAGCTGCTGGCCGGGGCCGGACACCCTTTTGACCATGAGCGCTATCTGGCCGCCAGGCAGACGCCGGTGTTTTTCGGCAGCGCCATCAACAACTTCGGGATACAGGAACTCCTGGACACCTTCGTGGCCCTGGCGCCCCCGCCGCAGCCCAGGGAGGCGGAAACCGGGGTGAACGGCAACGCGGGAACGCGGGTCGTTTCCCCGCTGGAGCCGGATTTTTCCGGGGTGGTCTTCAAGATCCAGGCGAACATGGACCCGGCCCACCGGGACCGGATCGCCTTTTTACGGATTATTTCCGGCCATTTCGAGAAAGGCATGCGGGTGCGGCACCATCGGATCGGGAAAGACGTCCAGATCGCCAACGCCACGATCTTCATGGCCCACGACCGCACCGGCGTGGAAGAGGCCTGGCCCGGAGACATCATCGGGGTCCACAACCACGGGACCATCAAGATCGGGGACACCTTTTCCCTCAAGGAGCCGTTGAAATTCACCGGCATTCCCAGCTTCGCCCCGGAGCATTTCCGCCGGGTCCGGCTCAAGGATCCGATGCGGGCCAAGCAACTGGAAAAAGGGCTCTTGCAGCTCTGCGAGGAAGGCGCGGTGCAGGTCTTCCGGCCCCTGCGCGCCAACGACTACCTGCTGGGCGCGGTGGGGCCGCTGCAATTCGAGGTCACCATGGCCCGGCTCAAGGACGAGTACAACGTGGACGCCGGATACGAGCCCGTGGACATCACCGGGGCGCGGTGGATCGCCGGCGGCAAGGACGCCAAGAAGTTCATCGCGGACAACGGCCGGGACATCGCCACGGACATCGACGGGGACATGGTCTACCTCGTGTCCAACCCCTGGCGCTTGGAGCGGCTGCTGGAAACCTACGACGACATCGTGCTGCAAACCATCAAGGAGCACAGGTAG
- a CDS encoding ribbon-helix-helix domain-containing protein, producing the protein MCQLFINADSDLWKSQTKSLRIDGVSTSIRIENFFWTTLEEIATRDRMTVNQLITKLYFESMDADHDLGNFTSFLRVCCARYHALMAAGELSPALNEELCNVPSAAILERESARWTERGKLVKAASPRSRMH; encoded by the coding sequence ATGTGCCAACTGTTCATCAACGCCGACAGCGATCTTTGGAAAAGCCAAACCAAGTCGTTGCGGATCGACGGCGTTTCCACCAGTATCCGCATTGAAAACTTCTTCTGGACAACCCTGGAAGAGATCGCCACCCGCGATCGGATGACGGTGAATCAGTTGATCACCAAGCTGTACTTCGAGTCCATGGACGCCGATCACGACCTCGGCAATTTCACCTCTTTTCTGCGCGTCTGCTGTGCCCGTTATCACGCGCTGATGGCCGCGGGTGAATTATCCCCCGCCTTGAATGAGGAGCTTTGCAACGTCCCTTCCGCCGCAATCCTGGAGCGGGAGAGCGCCCGATGGACTGAGCGGGGCAAGCTGGTGAAAGCCGCTTCGCCGAGGAGCCGGATGCACTGA
- a CDS encoding antitoxin MazE family protein encodes METQRSPLSAREAMRGYRARMKERGMRSIQIWVPDTRTQEVADEMRRQSSLVSQSQEESEVLEFLENVSAWDTSDER; translated from the coding sequence ATGGAAACACAACGCTCCCCCCTCTCGGCCCGTGAAGCCATGAGAGGCTATCGCGCCCGGATGAAGGAACGTGGAATGCGGTCGATCCAGATATGGGTACCCGATACCCGGACTCAGGAGGTTGCCGACGAAATGCGGCGTCAATCCTCTCTGGTCAGCCAAAGCCAGGAGGAATCCGAAGTGCTGGAATTCCTGGAGAACGTCTCTGCCTGGGATACCTCTGATGAGCGGTGA
- a CDS encoding cytochrome c maturation protein CcmE, with protein sequence MQKKKNSRTVYIVALALFLVGFGTLLMAGLKQNSIYFLNVSEALAMPAEDIQQIRLFGTVAEDGLVFDPQHMGVRFMLADNDDASQRIPVQYRGVVPDLFEPGAEVILEGGYLIQEGVFNAKTLMTKCPSKYEAENRSG encoded by the coding sequence ATGCAAAAGAAGAAAAATTCGCGCACCGTTTACATCGTGGCCTTGGCTCTCTTTCTGGTCGGCTTTGGGACGTTGTTGATGGCTGGTCTGAAACAGAACAGCATTTATTTTTTGAATGTTTCCGAGGCATTGGCCATGCCTGCGGAGGATATTCAGCAGATTCGTCTGTTCGGGACCGTGGCCGAGGACGGCCTGGTTTTTGATCCCCAGCATATGGGGGTCCGGTTTATGCTGGCGGACAACGACGATGCGTCCCAGCGCATCCCGGTTCAGTATCGGGGCGTGGTCCCGGATCTGTTCGAGCCCGGGGCCGAGGTGATTCTGGAAGGCGGCTACTTGATCCAGGAAGGGGTCTTCAACGCCAAGACCCTGATGACCAAGTGTCCTTCGAAGTACGAGGCCGAGAATCGGTCCGGATGA
- a CDS encoding iron ABC transporter substrate-binding protein, whose amino-acid sequence MRTKIAWFGSPAALIVAVVLFSTLAQAQDTRTITDALGRESVIPAQVDRVICSGSGCLRLLTYLQAHDRIVAVDSIEVHGSPIDARPYAIANPQFKIYPIFGEFRGQDSPELIAGLDPQPQVIFKTYAARDGDPEQLQTKTGIPVIALEYGNLTFGRKNLNESLLLIGEVMGTQERAAAVIDFFDALEADLLARTADVPDDQRPSTYIGGLGQRGPHGFQSTEPSFAPFAFTRANNVAASLSTPEQRASHATVSKEQIVIWDPEIIFIDVATMRLDAGVNALDQLRTDPAYQALSAVHAGRIYGLFPYNSYTQNFESVFANAYYVGKVLYPDRFADVDPMAKAEEIAILLNGGPAFEEMNSQFQGLAFGRIDIR is encoded by the coding sequence ATGCGCACCAAGATTGCTTGGTTTGGCTCCCCGGCGGCCCTCATCGTGGCTGTCGTCTTATTTTCGACTTTGGCCCAGGCTCAAGACACCAGGACCATCACGGATGCCCTGGGTCGCGAGTCCGTCATTCCGGCCCAGGTGGACCGGGTGATTTGTTCCGGGTCCGGGTGTCTGCGCTTGCTGACTTATCTCCAAGCCCATGACCGGATCGTGGCAGTGGACAGCATCGAGGTCCACGGATCACCCATTGACGCCCGACCCTACGCCATCGCCAATCCGCAATTCAAGATCTACCCGATTTTCGGTGAATTCCGGGGCCAGGATAGTCCGGAGTTGATTGCCGGGCTGGATCCCCAGCCCCAGGTCATTTTCAAGACCTATGCCGCCCGCGACGGCGACCCGGAGCAGCTCCAGACCAAGACCGGCATTCCCGTGATCGCCCTGGAGTACGGCAACCTGACGTTTGGTCGGAAGAACCTCAATGAGTCCTTGCTGTTGATCGGGGAGGTCATGGGTACACAGGAACGGGCCGCGGCGGTCATCGACTTTTTCGACGCCCTGGAGGCGGATCTGCTTGCCCGCACCGCGGATGTGCCCGATGACCAGCGTCCGTCCACCTACATCGGAGGGCTGGGCCAGCGCGGGCCACACGGTTTTCAGTCCACGGAACCGTCCTTTGCGCCGTTTGCGTTCACCCGGGCCAACAATGTCGCCGCCTCGCTCTCCACCCCTGAACAGCGGGCGTCCCATGCCACGGTTTCCAAGGAACAGATCGTGATCTGGGATCCGGAAATCATCTTCATCGACGTGGCCACCATGCGCTTGGACGCAGGAGTCAACGCCCTGGACCAACTCCGAACCGACCCGGCCTACCAAGCCCTGTCCGCGGTGCATGCCGGACGGATATACGGCTTGTTCCCCTACAACTCCTACACGCAAAACTTCGAATCCGTCTTCGCCAACGCGTATTACGTAGGCAAGGTGCTTTATCCGGACCGCTTCGCCGACGTTGACCCCATGGCCAAGGCCGAGGAGATCGCCATCCTCCTGAACGGCGGCCCGGCGTTTGAAGAAATGAACAGCCAGTTCCAGGGCCTGGCCTTTGGTCGGATCGACATCCGGTAA
- the cbiM gene encoding cobalt transporter CbiM: protein MHITEGVLSAPVLALGAAVTIPGLWLGLRRLDEDRLVLAAAMAAVFFIGSLIHVPLGPGSVHLLLNGLAGLLLGWIAFPVIFVGLLLQALLFQFGGLLVLGVNTASVALPAVLCGLVLRPLLAQGGKPALVAGLLAGSGAVLGTALLAGTALAMTDQGFLAAAKLVVLAHLPVAAIEGAVAVFVVGFLGQTRPDLLTCSLPPATAGESPC from the coding sequence ATGCACATCACTGAAGGCGTTCTCTCCGCACCGGTCCTGGCTCTGGGCGCTGCCGTCACGATCCCCGGATTGTGGCTTGGTCTGCGCCGACTGGACGAGGATCGGCTGGTCCTGGCCGCGGCCATGGCCGCGGTCTTTTTCATCGGCTCCCTGATCCACGTCCCCCTGGGCCCCGGCAGCGTTCATCTCTTGCTCAACGGCCTGGCCGGCCTGCTGCTGGGCTGGATCGCCTTTCCGGTTATCTTCGTGGGGCTGTTGCTTCAGGCCCTGCTCTTCCAGTTCGGCGGCCTGCTGGTCCTGGGCGTGAACACGGCGTCCGTGGCCCTGCCCGCCGTGCTCTGCGGCCTCGTTCTTCGCCCATTACTGGCCCAAGGCGGCAAACCGGCTCTCGTGGCCGGGCTGCTGGCGGGATCGGGCGCGGTGCTGGGCACGGCCCTGCTGGCTGGAACGGCCCTGGCCATGACCGACCAAGGGTTCCTGGCCGCGGCCAAACTGGTGGTCCTGGCCCACCTGCCGGTGGCCGCCATCGAGGGCGCGGTGGCCGTGTTCGTGGTCGGCTTCCTGGGCCAGACCCGGCCGGATCTGCTGACCTGCTCCCTTCCGCCCGCCACGGCAGGAGAGTCGCCATGCTGA
- a CDS encoding TraR/DksA family transcriptional regulator, whose amino-acid sequence MDHASRKVLEARMREEMAGLREQLGDLEERARTVELDQQAVGRLSRMDSLANQSIAVNALGKAKSRLARLERALFRIEDEDFGLCADCGDPIAPARLLAMPEAVLCVGCAE is encoded by the coding sequence ATGGATCACGCGAGCAGGAAAGTCCTGGAAGCCCGGATGCGGGAGGAAATGGCCGGTCTGCGGGAGCAGTTGGGCGATCTGGAGGAACGGGCGCGAACCGTGGAGCTGGATCAGCAGGCCGTGGGGCGGCTTTCCCGGATGGACTCCCTGGCCAACCAGAGTATCGCGGTCAACGCCCTGGGCAAGGCCAAGAGCCGTTTGGCGCGGTTGGAACGGGCCCTGTTCAGGATCGAAGACGAGGATTTCGGCCTTTGCGCCGACTGCGGCGACCCCATCGCCCCGGCCAGACTACTGGCCATGCCCGAGGCGGTGCTCTGCGTTGGGTGCGCCGAGTAG
- a CDS encoding type II toxin-antitoxin system PemK/MazF family toxin, whose translation MSGDHPLDVRRGDLVIVAMTGDYGKICPALVVQHDHANVGHASIVVCPFSSSIQDAPLFRITLNPSETNGLSVVSQIMVDKISAIKRERIRRVIGHAPEETMLQVNRALALWLGL comes from the coding sequence ATGAGCGGTGACCACCCACTTGATGTCCGCCGGGGAGATTTGGTCATCGTCGCAATGACCGGAGATTATGGAAAAATCTGCCCAGCCCTGGTCGTCCAGCACGACCACGCCAATGTCGGCCACGCCAGCATAGTGGTTTGTCCGTTTTCCTCCAGCATCCAGGACGCCCCGCTGTTCCGCATCACGCTCAACCCCTCCGAAACCAACGGATTGAGCGTCGTATCTCAGATCATGGTGGATAAAATCTCCGCCATCAAACGGGAACGCATCCGCCGGGTCATAGGTCATGCCCCCGAAGAAACCATGCTCCAGGTCAACAGGGCCTTGGCGCTCTGGCTCGGCCTGTAA